A single region of the Sorghum bicolor cultivar BTx623 chromosome 7, Sorghum_bicolor_NCBIv3, whole genome shotgun sequence genome encodes:
- the LOC8070087 gene encoding uncharacterized protein LOC8070087 gives MSDEVYDADGDISRYLQTPSLEPLVLAVPDDGETAATHVVEAPQHVPPPVHGGVALPTAPTTPVNLSMEFGNDDVQNNHAMTMDVQPLQGQGQYGFPAEQSCVLPELLGALSLYDHYSMDDGDDDTTVDALFKSAEDAGNNHSSAVAVEHSVLPVEEDLITFVPFVLGQLDCSKCRSVREVLHESANHKLYFVVHVGDPAGTFQHAIIDRAYIDASGQTILNELMYADLRKRTHGRVQNFIANSVEMLKNDTSGKLTDSCSTFQANNSMHIELETNMLKEILSAPSSNTEAVGVPQSGPQAPHQTVTRAEVNTNVDDTVLNNAANWPVFSPPAAILESSQVSVQRGMPSSSDASATGNESLLAKQRRRISQLTMKDIANLMHMSKKDAAKKLNISVTSLKRLCRKNNTDRWPARKINSLDSQIKKLEEAALRNVGTTGLLAIKEKMEKLNYEKAMVYASVWKVIQENQKHNDGAGGSSG, from the exons atgtcCGACGAGGTGTACGACGCTGACGGCGACATCAGCCGCTACCTGCAGACCCCGTCGCTGGAGCCTCTTGTGCTCGCAGTGCCTGACGACGGTGAGACCGCGGCAACGCACGTCGTCGAGGCGCCGCAGCATGTGCCGCCGCCCGTTCATGGGGGCGTGGCCTTACCAACGGCACCGACGACGCCGGTGAACCTGTCTATGGAGTTCGGCAACGACGATGTCCAGAACAATCATGCGATGACGATGGACGTGCAGCCGCTGCAGGGTCAAGGTCAGTACGGTTTCCCTGCAGAACAATCATGCGTTCTTCCGGAACTACTAGGAGCCTTGTCACTGTACGACCATTATTCCATGGATGACGGGGACGACGACACTACTGTTGACGCTCTCTTCAAGAGCGCCGAGGACGCCGGCAACAATCACAGCAGCGCCGTGGCGGTAGAGCACTCCGTGCTCCCTGTTGAGGAAGACCTAATAACCTTCGTGCCGTTCGTTCTCGGCCAACTGGATTGCTCCAAGTGCCGATCAGTCAGGGAGGTGCTCCATGAAAGCG CAAATCACAAGCTCTATTTTGTTGTGCACGTCGGGGACCCTGCTGGAACATTCCAACACGCGATCATTGATCGCGCGTATATCGATGCCAGTGGCCAAACCATACTGAACGAGCTCATGTATGCTGA TCTCCGCAAGCGCACACATGGGCGTGTGCAGAACTTCATCGCAAACAGTGTGGAAATGCTCAAGAACGACACCAGTGGGAAGCTGACGGACTCTTGTTCTACATTCCAGGCAAACAACAGCATGCACATAGAGCTAGAGACGAATATGCTGAAGGAGATACTTTCCGCGCCTTCTTCTAATA CTGAAGCAGTAGGCGTCCCTCAGTCAGGTCCTCAAGCTCCTCATCAAACAGTCACGCGGGCAGAAGTAAACACCAATGTTGATGACACTGTGCTTAATAACGCTGCTAATTGGCCTGTGTTTTCTCCTCCTGCTGCAATACTTGAATCTTCACAAGTTAGTGTTCAACGTGGAATGCCATCGTCCAGTGATGCCAGTGCAACAGGCAACGAAAGTCTGCTTGCAAAGCAACGCCGAAGAATCTCCCAGTTGACCATGAAAGATATAGCCAACTTAATGCACATGAGCAAGAAAGATGCCGCCAAGAAACTGAATATTTCAGTCACATCTCTCAAGCGGCTCTGCCGGAAGAACAACACTGACCGCTGGCCTGCTCGCAAG ATCAATTCACTCGACAGTCAGATTAAGAAGCTCGAGGAAGCTGCACTGAGAAATGTTGGGACGACAGGCCTGCTGGCGATTAAGGAAAAGATGGAAAAGCTGAATTATGAGAAGGCAATGGTTTATGCCTCCGTCTGGAAGGTTATCCAGGAGAACCAGAAGCATAACGATGGTGCTGGTGGCAGCAGTGGTTGA